From a single Populus nigra chromosome 18, ddPopNigr1.1, whole genome shotgun sequence genomic region:
- the LOC133677878 gene encoding probable protein phosphatase 2C 75, producing the protein MTEVYRRMLNDDGDDSPEKCRERRRRRIEMRRLASGGSSQPIDPLTSKEKKQAAEGESSSSTSTEGKRVEETVCEIPVAEPVFGSMSVSGRSREMEDAISVRINFFQPEVNRRRPVHLFGVFDGHGGAHVAALCRERMHVLIEEELARVDSTRVSSESGGGGAEWEEMWRGVMKRSYERMDEVAMGTCACGSEWFKCGCHPMQMALGGSTAVVAVLSPEHIIVANCGDSRAVLSRGGRAIPLSVDHKPDRSDELARIEAAGGRVIFLNGARVEGILAMSRAIGDKYLKPVVIAEPEITFTKRESEDECLILASDGLWDVLSSDLACQVARECLREKNPPAKAGPQIEEEGAGALYPSRSMLAAALLTRLALGRRSADNISVIVVDLKRS; encoded by the exons ATGACGGAAGTTTACCGAAGGATGTTAAACGACGATGGAGATGATTCGCCGGAAAAATGCAGGGAGCGCAGAAGAAGGAGAATCGAGATGAGGCGTCTCGCCTCTGGTGGTTCTTCTCAGCCGATTGATCCTCTGACTTCAAAAGAGAAGAAACAGGCGGCGGAGGGGGAGAGCTCGAGTTCAACTTCCACGGAAGGAAAACGGGTTGAGGAGACGGTGTGTGAAATTCCGGTGGCGGAGCCGGTTTTTGGGAGCATGTCAGTGTCAGGAAGGTCACGTGAGATGGAGGACGCGATTTCTGTACGGATTAACTTTTTCCAGCCGGAGGTTAACCGCCGGAGACCGGTGCATTTGTTTGGTGTTTTTGACGGTCATGGCGGCGCTCAC GTGGCAGCATTATGCAGGGAAAGGATGCACGTGTTGATAGAGGAAGAACTGGCACGCGTGGACTCAACACGCGTGAGTAGTGAGAGTGGGGGTGGTGGGGCTGAATGGGAGGAAATGTGGAGGGGAGTGATGAAGAGGAGCTATGAGAGAATGGATGAGGTGGCAATGGGCACGTGCGCATGTGGGAGTGAGTGGTTCAAATGCGGGTGCCACCCCATGCAGATGGCACTCGGTGGGTCTACAGCGGTCGTGGCTGTTTTATCCCCAGAGCATATAATCGTCGCTAATTGTGGCGACTCACGCGCCGTCCTATCGCGAGGCGGGAGGGCCATTCCCCTTAGTGTTGATCATAAG CCGGATAGGTCGGATGAACTTGCAAGAATTGAAGCTGCTGGAGGCCGAGTGATCTTCCTGAATGGAGCTCGAGTTGAAGGCATTCTTGCTATGTCTCGAGCAATAG GGGACAAATATTTAAAGCCAGTTGTAATAGCAGAGCCTGAGATTACTTTTACAAAAAGAGAATCAGAAGATGAGTGCTTAATTCTTGCTAGTGATGGCTTATGGGATGTCTTGTCAAGTGACTTGGCTTGTCAGGTAGCTCGCGAATGCCTCCGAGAAAAAAATCCTCCTGCCAAGGCCGGGCCTCAGATTGAAGAAGAAGGTGCTGGAGCATTGTACCCATCTCGAAGCATGTTGGCTGCTGCACTTCTTACTCGCCTTGCCTTAGGACGGAGAAGCGCTGATAACATCAGTGTCATTGTTGTTGATCTCAAGAGGAGCTGA